From the genome of Chionomys nivalis chromosome 9, mChiNiv1.1, whole genome shotgun sequence:
CTTGCTGCCTTGGTGATCCCAGGCTGACAGCCAGAGAGCACAGCGGCTCAGCTCCTGGAGAGAGAGTCGAAGAAAACGGAGGGCAGCCACCTGTGCCTGCTGGCTCCCATTAGGTCGGTTCCTGCAGCGGTGCCTGGCAGCCTTGGTGAAGGCCCTGCCCGGCAGAGATCATGTATTGCCTCCAGTGGCTGCTGCCCGTCCTCCTCATCCCCAAGCCCCTCAACCCCGCTCTGTGGTTCAGTCACTCCATGTTCATGGGCTTCTACCTGCTCAGCTTCCTTCTGGAACGGAAACCTTGCACGATATGTGCCTTGGTTTTCCTGGCAGCCCTCTTCCTCATCTGCTATAGCTGCT
Proteins encoded in this window:
- the Blcap gene encoding bladder cancer-associated protein, which codes for MYCLQWLLPVLLIPKPLNPALWFSHSMFMGFYLLSFLLERKPCTICALVFLAALFLICYSCWGNCFLYHCSDSPLPESAHDPGVVGT